In Tenebrio molitor chromosome 1, icTenMoli1.1, whole genome shotgun sequence, the sequence aaagtctGTACTTCTACATATTGCAAGAAAGAAAATCGAAATTGGAGAATGTCACGTAATAAACCTATTTTAGAACtacataatacatatataCCTGCTTCTCCAACATATCAATTGTTATTGGTgatattgtaaaaatttttgataaaaaagtaataaataaaagtacaGTAATGTAAATCATAAACGATTCTTAACTATAAGCGACTATTAGATATTGAATTTAAATAGATAACTTTACATATTTTCTACACCTTAACAATCAACCGTACAGGAAGAAGTTAAAGCTAATAATATGCAAAGCTGACTTTAATATTCACATTAGGTAGTTAAAAGGATGTGACACACGAACTGCTTGCATGCAAAATTACGAAATTACACACTACCTCGAACTTGCGCTTGTTAATCAAGACACTCAATTATATGCAAGAAGAAAtgcaaaatatgcaaaataaataataacagcTTTCAAAAGAGATCATGATTGAAAGCAAATATTAACGAAAATCATTTAGTAAATTGCCTGTCTTGATTTTGTGTCACAATTTGAAGACTCTGCTGTAACTCAGCTTACAGATGAcacttttgtaatgaaatgagATGttacgtttaaaattttacagtttTGTAGTCTCGTTAAAATCACACACGAATAAATCGACACATTTCTCTAGATCCTCATTTAAACTGTTGTATCACcgagaaaaatatattgatccatattaattaaatttctaacagcgttgtttgtgattttcttcagtgGAGGATCGAATCTCTTGGCGAGAGGAGTCTCTTGTAAATCAATGATTCTTGGcagattattattaaacattgACTCACTTAAACGATAAACACCTGTGTTTGTCAAAGACAAATACTGCAATTTGTTTAGAGACTTAAAGCTATTTGGAGCTATTATGGACAATATGTTTCCATCTAAAATCAGATTCTTCAAGTTAGGTACTCCTATAAAAGTTAATTCGTAGATTTGTTCGATTCTATTCTGGGAGACAATCAGTGATTCTAATGTTTGTGACACTAAGAATACTCGTAATCGATTGAAGCTAATCTTGTTCCTTGAAAAGTCTATCTTTTCCAGTCTGGGATTATGTTTGAAAATATAAGGATCCAGGGATGTAATGTTGTTGTCTGACAAGATGACACTTGCTAACTGTCTGAGCCCTCGAAATGCTGTCAGGTGAATACTACAGATCCTGTTCTGATGTAATTCGATTTTCGTCAGAGATTTATAACTCTTGTTGTGAAAGACGAATTCTGGAAGCGATATGATTTGATTATATCCTAAATTTAAGATTTTCGTCTCCGTGTTTCCTAGAGGAATTTCCTGGATACCTCTACCCATTTCCACAATGTGATctgatacattttttgtttttccctCCGTAGACGTTAGATTAACAACGGGGATTAACCAAActctgtaaatgaaaaaataatagttattaaaATGGGCAAAAAACAGTACCTATTCAGTTTTTACATTTGTCTTCCAAAACTTAACGAtgcaaattatattattatacaggtGAATACAGATAAATCCAGTGCTCAACTATTTATTATTctcattattaaataatttttggttcGGTTATCGTTCTTTAGGTTAGATATGCTAAACTGagagcttcttttttttgaaatttgcaaTGTTTCACCCTGGCCGAGGCCATGTTCAGACGAATGGATGACAAATTTTTATATGTTACAAGGATGTTGACGTTTCTCTCGCAGTTTGGTGAGTGGTAATTTTGAGAAGACACGCACAGTCATCCATTTGTCTGAAGGTTGTCCTGGCCACAGTTGAAATGTTacaagtttcaaaaaaatgtttttaatcttAACATGTCTGACCTAAACTACCACAAATCAACCAGACAATGTCCAaagttaacaaaaaaaaaacaacactttcaaaaatcattAGATAGTATCATAtgcttcaaaatatttatatttattcatttaatGAAGGTTACTACCACCGACATAATTTGTATAAATAtatgttattaaatatttaaaataataaactgtGTTGATCTTATCTTGTTgtctaaatttaaatcgtCAGGGGCACTCACGTGATAAATCACTCATAAGCAAATTTGGCATTCCCAGTGGCTACCAAAACGACCACTAAAAGTGATCGATTATTACATATGTGAAATTGATAttagaaattttaacaaagTAGAAAATATAGTTACCCaatattgttcaaaagggttattgtttggaaaatgatcgTGTAGTTAGAAGGAAACCAAATTTTCTAGATCAGTACAACGGATAAACACATTATTTCCATTCATGTACACAAATTTACATCGAGTTGcgtgtttgttttcaaaatttcattcatttattctTCTGTATGTAGATATGTAGTTGGTGAAAATATACATATGAATGAAAGAGACTAAAATAGAGTGACCAAATGGACAGCGTTAAAATGTATAAACAgtaaaattagtttttataaTAAGTACATTTAGGACTATTTTATGTAAGTATTATTGTCTGCCCAATTGTCAAATAATCTTGTAAATACATTTataaactaaattatttcatgaattttatttaaaaaatgtaggcTAATGACAATCAGTTATTGTACAACTATTTAATTAACTTTGTTGATTATAGTAGGTAATTGATTTGAGtgccaatttaacaaattgaAACGCGTACAGTTCATACCAACCTTGTAAGCGTGGTGACTGCAGTATTGATACTCGTATGAAAATGACTATTTAATTGTGTAAAATGAGAAATTTGTGTAGTAATTAACGAAAATTAAGACTTACTTGTGCCACAGTATCgcaaaaatcactaaatttaaCACACAACTCATTTTGTCCGGCAAACTTTAACACTTGTTGAAAAGCATGTATTCCAAATGTCTTCCTTtaacattaataatttatctCTTATTACGTCACCTAATCAGCGCcaaattcaaacaattttgTACATTGTATTTCGTGTCAGTAACGTGCTGTTCATTGATAAAGTTAGCGTCTTTCTCAACGGAACACAATTTAATGCGAACAATGCTGTAACAGTATGCAAATTATTGTTCTTTAGATAATGGAGAAGTTTGtttaatcacgaataaaaCTGCATTTGCTACTagatatatttaatttttgagatttAGAGGAGGTTATCTTAATAGTTATcatttttataacatttacAACTGGTTTAAAATTTGATCGTTAATACAACATTAATGCCTTTGTGAAAAGTGAATATCTTTTATTTACGAAGAAAGAACGTTTTAATCTTACTGACCTGTCTGTTTTGATCATTTggcttattatttttaacataaaaattgataaaggATGGTCGGGATAAATAACAAGCCAGAAATATTTCCTAATGACATTTTTCAACTTCTCTACTATTGTCATGTATATTTAGATATGTATGTTATCAGGTTAGTGATACCAACTTATCAATTATAAGTCGGTACCACCATATTTCCGCTATTAGCCCGAAAGCGTAAGAAAtgttaagatttttttattctgaacCCCTATATTAGATGAAGAAATCATTTGTTGGGATTTTACGACATCAGCAGCACACCCGGACTATGCAGATGGGACAGCTTAGCAATGGGTCTTTTCATTGAACACTTGTGTTCTGCAGCTGTATATCCTGACGGTCTATTTCTATTTCGTGGCTCGGCCGCCCGGTGTACCTAACCCGTGAGATCCCAGTCGCTCCCCATATTTCCCTTTCAGATTACGTTTCCTAATTACCAAATTAcagttaattaataatttgcttaaaaactgTTACAAAAGTGGGGCGTTAGTATTTTTAGAATGTTatgtggtggagggttaagatAGTACTACTTTATATTTATCTTATGCGCATTTCTTATACAAATCAGAGAATCAAAAAACACATATTCTTTGACCTTATTTACAATTATGACCTTGGACACAATGAGTTATCAATGAGAACGTTATATATACAAACCATTATATTGCAAAATTTCGACACGACACATGCGAGGAGAATCCACTAGATACTCATTTTATTATACACTCACTGCTCGGTAGTTTCATACTCGTATTAATTATTGTTCACGGTGTAAACAGAATTGTtcatataaaacaaaacatttacatgtttttacagaaaaaactaaaagatCTGGATATCTTTTACACCATAGAATTTAACTGCAACTATGATAGACAAACAATTACTACTACATAATACTATTACATACTAATATAccatacacattttttttattcaaaatttagatagGTAGGTATGTGGGTAATTTGAGAGTAATcaataaagtttaaattttaatttagtatatatgtatgtatgtatatgtgataataaatattattcaataatttgagtcatgaaaatatttaccaatcTAATTTTATCTGTCAATGCTTTCACATTGTTCACAATAAAAACATGCTTCACTTATTGTTTCTCCATAGTACATTGTTTTGCTTGTTTTATTCGCAATTAGATTacactaattttaaaaatattcaagtactaaaacttaaataaataaattattctacAGTTTATTAACGACAAGCTTTGTCTGGCAATTACTGAGGTAGAGAgacaattttgtttgtcatGTGAATGATAATATTGCTACAATGAGGTAGActtgtaaaaactttattgttaaTAGAAAGAAAAAGATGCACGTGTTGGTTACTGTGAAATTAGGTTACGTCTATTTATTAAAGtaaatctgacaaaaaaagtactacttttattatgaatatttattatgcATCGTAAAATAATATTAGGTACTATTCATCAATTTCAAATAACTTTTCTGGGTAAGAAATTGCATTTCTCACGTGAAACGTCTACGGATGAATAAGGTgcataaaacatttttgattcgttttaaaattacagaAGCATCAAAATAATGAATGTTTTTTTACCCTACACCtatatttatttctgtttAAGCACTGTAGCCTGTTTTGACATATCCATAAAAACCTTGAGGAATACCAAGCGTTACAAAACCCAACAAGCGCTAAAATGAATGGTGCAGATTGTATGGGCGGACGTCGTGGCAAACGCTGCGTTTCATTAACTGCTGTAATCCGCTGATATTAGGGGCGGATACACTATGGAAGCTTTTGTTAAAATGCTGACTAAACTCGAGTTTAATGAACGCCGCCACGTGACACTTCTAAAGGCCGCAGATTGCACATTTACAATGATATCTGATATTAAATCTGGCGTTACACTTGATCCATTCATCAGACGAACCCTGACGGTTAATAAATCTTTGTTTTAGTTGGCTGAAATAACCAAGACGACTCTGCCTAACttgcaatgttttaatttGGGCCTGGCGCAACCTGTTCATTTATCATTGTAATATTTACCTTTGCACGAACATGCAGTTAATGTAGGCTTTAGGTGTTTTACATGATCACTAATTATGACTTGAATCAGGTCTATTACTGTAGTAGGGTAGTCAGCCACTTGACAGGAAGCTACCAATTAGAGGAACCTTAATTATGTATTACTGGGAACATCAAATCAGTTTACTAGCAGTCGTTTTTGAAACAATGTTGCAGGGTATGGCTTTGACTTGGGCTACAGTGCAGCTGTTTAACGTTTGTGTCACATGGGTGGTTTGGCAGAATTTTAACAGTTTGTTAACACAAAATACGTTATTATGGGAATCTGTCACATGTGGAGAACTTTCGATGCGTTTTTAAAGTATGTATTTCGTTCACCAACAAATGTGTGTTTTCAAATGCAAACCTTTCGAAACTAAGACAGTGAATTGTCACTTTGAATGTTTACGTGATTAtgtttattacttttttttttttaaatgcgtCGATAATCTGTTTAACATCCAAACCCATTCTTTTAAATCCACCCTGTTCGAGCATGATTTGGTAATAAGGGCGGCTGTACGCGTGTGAACGCTACTCGCGTGTGGTTCACAACGCGGACACGTGCAAGCTCGTGCCGCGGATTTGCCACTGTTTCTGTTCATTTCTGCAGCTGCACTATTTTCATAAAAGCTCCAGAAAAAGCTTAAAGCTGGAcagtatatttaataaaataaatattcttaaaaaagaaaaacttacTTCTTAAATGTTATAAATCAAATATGAACATTACCTCATACACTTATCTGTACAAagtaagtaataaaatttgtgGACCAGATTTTTGTCAAGCCAGAGGCATCATCGTTAATAACTCCGTGAGAAATTGCAAGAACGTTCACCTGCGAGATCTTGTGGGAACTGCGTTTGGAACTCGAAACACCTGCATACTGGAACCATCCAAACCTGATGAAACTGATCATGAACACTTGCATTACGCTTCAAACTGTCATGTTATCactaaagtaaaaaattgatttaatttttatttatacctaGAACAAAACGTCTTTCTTAATAGGTGTACAAATATAACTGAAATGACCACGTAATGCATACGTGGTGCATACGCAAAAGTGTCAAATTCGGTAATAACGTTAGAAATTCCCATGGCAGCAGGTGGTTTATTCAAATCGTTAGCGTCTTCACTGTCCCCTCATGTTCTTTGTTTTTAGTCCAAATGCCGTCACGGTGAATTTAGACAATTAGAAATCCACGCACAATCTTCAACAATCTCAGGAAGCATGGTTGGCGAGCAGTCTCTTCACCAGCTGCTTCAAGAACTGCAGAGCACAGTTCCGGATCCCGGACGAGCACCTGTGCTTCTTCCGGTATTTCAGGTGTATTCTTCAAGTGGTCTCTTGAGAAACTTCTAACCGTTCATACGATACACGCTAATTAGGTTTTTGTTACAACGGgcaaaaaagatttttaacCACACGCTCGTTTGCATGTGCATCTATTCACATTATTAATGTGTACGATTTATACAACAGCCTTGTTTCTTGGATGTCAACAATGCACAATtttaaagattaaaaaataaaaataaaaaatagctaCCTCTCATACAagaaaaatttcacaaaatggTGACATATGTATAAAAACTGAGCGCTTAAAATAAGTAACACATAATAATTTACTAGAACTTgtatatttgtttgttttttttaataaattgtataTGTACTACTgcatacataaaaaaataataaaattaacacaatgACCGTGATattcaattttagtttttaaactTTTCTAATATAAACTCTGTGACGTCGTGGATGTTTTGTTGGTGAACTTTTTCTTCAAACTATTCCTACATTTTTAGGTATCTAATTTCTGTAAATTCAAATCTATAGGTATGtatatttattgaaatgttaatttttatttagaatagaAATACATGTGCAAAAAGGCGACCAAAATTGTACATATTACATAAAAATGCGtagataaatacataattaaatagCAAcagtttaatttcaattgactGTTCCAGAATTAAAACCCACAATGACTGAAGTGTTTGCACCTTTTACAGTCGGTTATCTACATAGATGAATTTGGATAAAGACTGATTTGATATCCAGGTCATATGCTCcctatttataaaattttattttatagtaTTCGATATTAAAATGAGAGTATTGAATAAATAGTATAACAGAAGatccattaaaaataattaatattaacgCAAAAAGTAACATTCGGGCACCATACGCGGCATATTGCAGTAAATGGTATGAATGGTGTTATCTCAATCAGAGACAGTTGCGGCCCGGCTGTTGGGTCTGTCGATGTCGATTGTCGGCAATCTGTCCGAATATCATCCATATGGCACAAACTTGTTTGGCAATTGGGAATTTTGCCGTCGTAAAAATGTGTTTCCTTGTTCGACAAGATCCGtatcggtttcaaaaaaatcataaatcaaaGTAAAATGTCACTCTTGCAAACTCCGC encodes:
- the LOC138126146 gene encoding insulin-like growth factor-binding protein complex acid labile subunit, which translates into the protein MSCVLNLVIFAILWHKVWLIPVVNLTSTEGKTKNVSDHIVEMGRGIQEIPLGNTETKILNLGYNQIISLPEFVFHNKSYKSLTKIELHQNRICSIHLTAFRGLRQLASVILSDNNITSLDPYIFKHNPRLEKIDFSRNKISFNRLRVFLVSQTLESLIVSQNRIEQIYELTFIGVPNLKNLILDGNILSIIAPNSFKSLNKLQYLSLTNTGVYRLSESMFNNNLPRIIDLQETPLAKRFDPPLKKITNNAVRNLINMDQYIFLGDTTV